The DNA window TTGTTCACTTCTGCAATTTGCTCATCTCGATTAGGATTGCCGGCGTCTACGACATGGAGCAATATATCGGCCTGCACAGTTTCTTCGAGTGTCGCGCGAAAAGCTGCAACCAATGTATGAGGTAATTCACGAATAAAACCCACCGTATCCGAAATAACCACCGGCCCGCCTCCGGCAAGAAATAATTTGCGTGTCGTAGTATCCAATGTGGCAAACAACTGATCCGCGGCATACGTTTGCGCGCGCGTCAATTTATTGAACAAGGTTGATTTTCCAGCATTGGTATAACCGACAATCGATACCGACAGCACATTCGTACGTTGCCTTGAACGTCTCTGGATAGCACGCTGACGCTGAAGCGTTGCAAGTCTTTCTTTGAGTAATTTAACTCGTTTCCTGATCAAGCGGCGGTCTGTTTCCAATTGTGTTTCGCCCGGACCGCGCAAACCGATACCACCTTTTTGCCTCTCAAGATGAGTCCAGCCGCGCACAAGGCGAGTGGCCAAATGCTCAAGCTGAGCAAGTTCAACTTGCAGTTTTCCTTCATGGCTCTTAGCACGTTGCGCAAAAATATCCAGAATCAAGCTGGTGCGATCAATGACATTGCAATTCAAACGCAATGACAAATTACGCTGCTGTGCCGGAGATAAATCATGATTAAATACAACGATTGAAGCTTTATTTTGCGATACGAGTTGCGAGATCTCGTCAACTTTACCGCTACCGATATAGGTCGTCGGGTCCGGACGCGAGCGCTTCCCCTCTACAACTGCTACAACCTGAAGTTTCGCGCTGACAGCCAGTTGTTGCAACTCATACAGGCTTTCCGCATAGGTACTGCTGCCGAAATCAATACTAACAAGTATGGTTGCATCAACAGCACTTGATTTATCCATACCTGATTCAAACATCAGGCATCACGTGTATCCGTTGTTTCGATAGGAATCGTAACGGCTCTTGCAGGTACTACAGTGGAAATTGCATGTTTGTATACCATCTGCGTAACCGAATTTTTTAGCAGTACCACATACTGATCAAATGAATCAATTTGCCCTTGCAATTTAATACCATTCACTAAATAGATCGATACCGGAATATGTTCTTTCCGTAATATATTCAAAAATGGATCCTGCAGTAACTGGCCCTTGTTACCCATAGGTAACTCCCTATTCTAATTTTTGGTTATCGGAATAGTGACTCTACTTTATTTTTTAATGCAAATCCATACCTGATTGCACTTATACAGTAGAACCGCCATATCAAATTAAAGTCAATAGCAACCCAAAATCGGCACTGACTATCACATTTGGCTACCGCTGGCACTCAGATCGAACATACACACCTGACTGCCAGCGTCGTAATTCCCCTTTTTGTTCAATAATCACATTGCTTATTCTCAATAAGGCTACTGATCATTAAAACGGTGCCGGTCTTGGCGTATTGTTATTGGAAGGCGGTAAAATCGGCAGCTTGAAGTTTGGCTGTTCACCCGTTAACGTTTTTAAGAAAGCAACGATACTGTCAATTTCCTTCTTATTAAAATCACGATCCAACTGAAGCTTACCCATCGTTTTAACAGCATCTTCCAATGTTGCTGCCGCACCGTCATGAAAGTACGGATAGGTTAACTCAATATTGCGCAGGGTCGGCACTTTGAAAACATTTAGATCGGTGTCTTTTCCGGTAACCGCTTTTCTACCTTCGATCTTACTTGCTGTTTTATAGGGATGATATACGCCAAATTTCTGGTAAAGCGCACCACCGACGGCTGGGCCGTTATGACATCCTGAGCAACCGCTGCTTTTGAATAATTCATAACCTTCGATCTCCTGCGGATTGAGGGCTTTTTTATCGCCTTCCAGCCACTTATCAAAGCGTGAACCCGGGGTAACCAGGGTTTCTTCAAAAGCGGCGATAGCCGTAGTTACGCGATCAATATCAACTTGATCGGTACCGAATGCTTTTTGGAAATAAGCACGATATTGCGGAATCGATTGCAATACTTCAACCGCAGCTTTATGCGTTGAAGCCATTTCACCCGGATTTGCAATTGGACCACCCGCTTGCTCTTTCAAATCTTTTGCACGTCCATCCCAAAATTGGGCCAAATTCATGCTGGCATTCAATACAGTCGGTGCATTAATAGGGCCTTGCTGCCAACCATGACCAATCGAAGTCGGAATATTATCCGTACCTCCCATACTTAAGCTATGGCAGGAATTGCAAGAAATAAAACCTGATTTTGACAGACGGGTATCAAAAAATAACATCTTGCCCAGTTCAACCAGATCAGCATTTGCTACTTTGGCGGCTTTAATGGGCTGGATAGGTTCATT is part of the Gammaproteobacteria bacterium genome and encodes:
- a CDS encoding cytochrome-c peroxidase encodes the protein MKMRTLVASLLSIGALVTSMAVSANEPIQPIKAAKVANADLVELGKMLFFDTRLSKSGFISCNSCHSLSMGGTDNIPTSIGHGWQQGPINAPTVLNASMNLAQFWDGRAKDLKEQAGGPIANPGEMASTHKAAVEVLQSIPQYRAYFQKAFGTDQVDIDRVTTAIAAFEETLVTPGSRFDKWLEGDKKALNPQEIEGYELFKSSGCSGCHNGPAVGGALYQKFGVYHPYKTASKIEGRKAVTGKDTDLNVFKVPTLRNIELTYPYFHDGAAATLEDAVKTMGKLQLDRDFNKKEIDSIVAFLKTLTGEQPNFKLPILPPSNNNTPRPAPF
- the hflX gene encoding GTPase HflX; protein product: MFESGMDKSSAVDATILVSIDFGSSTYAESLYELQQLAVSAKLQVVAVVEGKRSRPDPTTYIGSGKVDEISQLVSQNKASIVVFNHDLSPAQQRNLSLRLNCNVIDRTSLILDIFAQRAKSHEGKLQVELAQLEHLATRLVRGWTHLERQKGGIGLRGPGETQLETDRRLIRKRVKLLKERLATLQRQRAIQRRSRQRTNVLSVSIVGYTNAGKSTLFNKLTRAQTYAADQLFATLDTTTRKLFLAGGGPVVISDTVGFIRELPHTLVAAFRATLEETVQADILLHVVDAGNPNRDEQIAEVNKILKEIGADDIPQILILNKIDLTDLAPGGSKGCVRNEYDRISHIRLSARTGEGIEFVRQALTEAIVEKSKKLNEESTDIPKIIGDCAPVQELF
- the hfq gene encoding RNA chaperone Hfq produces the protein MGNKGQLLQDPFLNILRKEHIPVSIYLVNGIKLQGQIDSFDQYVVLLKNSVTQMVYKHAISTVVPARAVTIPIETTDTRDA